The Gammaproteobacteria bacterium genome includes the window CAGGCAGCTCGGCGGGGCAAAGATCTATCTCAAGCGCGAAGACCTGAACCATACCGGCGCGCACAAGGTGAATAACACCATCGGTCAGGCGCTGCTGGCCAAACGCATGGGCAAGACCCGCATCATCGCCGAGACCGGTGCTGGCCAGCATGGCGTGGCGACCGCGACGGTGGCTGCCCGGCTGGGGCTGGAGTGTGTGGTCTACATGGGATCGGAGGACATCAAGCGCCAGGCGCTCAATGTGTACCGCATGCGGCTGCTGGGGGCGACCGTGGTGCCGGTCGAGTCCGGCTCCAAGACGCTGAAGGATGCGCTCAACGAGGCGATGCGCGACTGGGTCACGAACGTCGACAATACCTTTTATATCATCGGCACGGTGGCCGGGCCGCACCCGTACCCCATGATGGTGCGCGATTTCCAGTGTGTCATCGGGCGCGAGGCGCGGGCGCAGATACTGGAGCAGGAAGGGCGTCTGCCGCAGGCGCTCGTCGCCTGTGTCGGCGGCGGCTCCAATGCCATCGGCCTGTTTCACCCCTTTCTTGAAGACGAGGGCGTAGCGATCTACGGTGTGGAGGCGGCAGGTGAAGGACTCAACACCGCGCACCATGCCGCCACGCTGTGCAGGGGCCGGCCCGGCGTGTTGCACGGCAACCGCACCTATCTTATAGAAGACGACGACGGCCAGATCATCGAGACCCATTCGATTTCGGCCGGCCTCGACTACCCCGGCGTCGGCCCGGAGCACGCCTGGCTCAAGGACAGCGGCCGCGCCCAGTACGTGGCCATCACCGATGACGAGGCGCTGCAGGCGTTTCATGACCTCACGCGCATCGAAGGCATCATGCCGGCGCTGGAGTCGAGCCACGCACTGGCCTACGCCACCAAACTGGCGCCGACGCTGAAGCAGAGCGAGAGCATCATCGTCAACCTGTCGGGCCGTGGCGACAAGGACATCCATACCGTGGCGGCGCGCGAAGGGATCAAGGCATGAACCGCGCCCAGCCAGAGCAAAAAATACAGCTGCAGGAAACACGCGTGAGCCGTATCACGCACTGTTTCGATCGGTTGCGCGTGCAAAAACGCAAGGCGCTGATTCCTTTTATTACTGCCGGTGACCCGAGTCCGGAGCTGACTGTGCCGCTGATGCATGCCATGGTGGGTGCCGGAGCGGATATCCTCGAGCTCGGTGTACCATTTTCCGATCCGATGGCCGATGGCCCGGTGATACAGCGCGCCTCTGAGCGCGCGCTCAAGCACCATGTCAGCCTGCGTCGCGTGCTCGACATGGTGCGCACGTTCCGCGCCAGTGATACCACCACACCGGTGGTACTCATGGGCTATCTCAACCCGGTGGAGGTGATGGGCTATGAGCAGTTTGCCAGCGCCGCCGCCGCCGCAGGTGTTGATGGTGTGCTCACGGTGGACATGCCGCCCGAAGAGGCCGATGACCTGGTCACGGCATTGCACGCGCATGCGCTTGCGCCGGTCTTTCTGCTCGCCCCCACCAGCACCCGCGAGCGTATCGCCAAGGTCATCGCAGTGGCACAGGGGTATATCTACTATGTCTCGCTCAAGGGCGTAACCGGTGCCGCAACGCTGGATATTGCCGCAGTGCAAGACAAGTTGGGCGAGATTCGCGCTCTGACCGATCTGCCGCTGGGTGTTGGCTTCGGTATCAAGGATGCTGTCACGGCCGCCGCAGTGGGTCGCCTCGCCGATGCCGTGATAGTCGGCAGTGCGCTGGTGCAAAAGATCGAGCAGTTACAGCATGCACCGGAAAAGATTGCCGCTGAAGTCTGCATGCTGCTGGCCGGGATGCGCCAAGCGCTCGATGAAACTGCCGGAAAAACGCCATGAACTGGTTCGAAAAACTGCTGCCGTCCAAGATCAAGACCGAAGGCAACGGCCCGAAAAAAACGGTGCCGGAAGGGTTGTGGACCAAATGCGAGCTATGCAGCGCCGTATTGTTTCGTGCCGAACTCGAGCGTAACCTGCACGTCTGTCCGAAATGCAATCACCACATGCGTATTGGTGCGCGCAAACGGCTGGATCATTTTCTGGATGCCGAACCGCGCGAAGAACTGGCCGCGACGCTGGCGCCGGTGGACATCCTCAAGTTTCGTGACAGCAAGCGCTACAAGGATAGATTATCACAGGCGCAAAAAGACACGGGCGAGCAGGATGCCATGATAGTCGTTGCAGGCCGGCTCAAAAAGCAACCGATCGTCGCCTGTGCATTTGAGTTTCGCTTCATGGGGGGCTCGATGGGGTCGGTGGTGGGCGAGCGTTTTGTGCGCGCGGTGAATTATTGTCTGGAACAGGGCGTGCCGCTGGTCTGTTTCTCCGCCTCCGGCGGCGCGCGCATGCAGGAAGGCCTGCTCTCGCTGATGCAGATGGCCAAGACCAGTGCCGCCCTGGCCCGCCTGCGCGAGCGTGGCATTCCATTTGTCTCCGTACTTACCGATCCCACCATGGGCGGGGTATCGGCGAGCCTGGCCATGCTGGGCGATGTGAACGTGGCGGAACCCAAGGCACTGATCGGTTTCGCCGGGCCGCGTGTCATTGAGCAGACCGTGCGGGAGGTGTTGCCGGAGGGTTTCCAACGTGCCGAGTTCCTGCTTGATCACGGCGCCATCGACATGATCATCAGCCGCCACGAAATGCGCGACCGGGTGGCACGCCTGCTGGCGCTGTTGATGCATAGACCGGTGGCAAGTAATTAGGGCAGGATGTGGACCGCAACAAGGGTGTTAGCTGGCCCAATAGCGATTGCTTCATTAAATGCGTTTTAACTCACTCGCCGACTGGTTGTCCTGGCAGGAAACCCAGCATCCTGTACTGATCGACCTTGGCCTGGAGCGGGTCAGCGCCGTACTCCGGCGCATGGGTCTCGCGCAGCCGCCGCACGCCGTCGTCACGGTGGCGGGCACCAACGGTAAAGGGTCGTGCGTCGCCTTGCTGGAATCGATATACCGGGCCGCCGGTTACCGTACCGGCAGTTACAGTTCCCCTCATCTGCTGCGCTACAACGAGCGTATCCGCATGCTGGGCGCGGAGGTGGATGATGCGCGTTTGTGCGCGGCCTTTGAGCGCGTCGATGCGGCACGCGCCGGGATCTCCCTCAGTTATTTTGAGTTTGGTACACTGGCGGCGCTGCGCATCCTGCAGGATGCGCAGCTGGATGTGGCCATACTGGAGGTCGGTCTGGGTGGTCGGCTCGATGCAGTGAATATAGTGGACCCTGACGTCGCCGTAGTGACCAGCATCGGCATCGATCATGTGGAATGGCTGGGTCCGGACCGGGAAAGCATCGGCCGCGAAAAGGCCGGCATCTTCCGCGCCGGGCGGCCCGCGATCTGTGGCGATCCAGCCCCGCCTCACAGCCTGCAAGTCCGGGCCGACGAACTGGCGACGCCTTTGTACCGTATCCAGCATGATTTCGGCTATGAAGTCAGCGGTGACGACTGGACCTGGTGGGGCAGGTTCGCGGGTGCCAATACACGTTACGAGCAGCTGCCGTTTCCCGCCCTGCGCGGTGCGTTTCAGCTGCAAAATGCGGCCACCGCCGTGATGGCCATGCAGGTGCTCATGGCGCGCTTGCCGGTGAGTGTGGAGGCCCTGCAGCGGGGGTTGACTACGGTCAGTCTGCCGGGCCGGTTTCAGGTGCAGGCGGGGCCGGTGACACGCATCTTTGATGTCGCCCATAATCCACACGGTGCAGCGGTGCTGGCGCGCACGCTGCAGGAGTACCCCTGTGCGGGGCGTACGCTGGCGGTGTTTTCCATGTTGGCTGACAAGGATATCGCCGGCGTGGTGGGCGCCCTGCGTGGGAGCGTGCACCACTGGCAGGTGGCGGCACTCCCGACGCCACGTGCGGCCACTGCGGCGCAAATCATGCAGGCCGTGCGCGAAAACGCACCTGCGGCCAGCGTTGCAGGCAGCGCCAGCGTCGGCGAGGCCTGGCGTGCCACTTGGAGTCAGGCCCGGCCGGGTGACCGTGTGCTGGTGTTTGGTTCGTTTTATACCGTGGCTGAGGCCATGCAGGCGGCGTTATAATAGGCGCATGTCACAACAAGGCCGATACATGGAAGATGGTGGATTGAAGCAGCGTCTGGTGGGCGCCGTCGTATTGGTCATACTGGCGGTGATTGTCATTCCCATGCTGCTGAGCGGGGAAGGTCACAGCCCGCTGACCAAGAGCAATATTCCGCCGCCGCCTGCGTCCGAATTCAGTTCCAAGATCATCCCGCTGGAGGATATCCCCCCTACCGGCAGTCTTAACCCGGTGCCGGCCGAGCTGGCGCCCGTCGTTAAACCCGTACCTCTTGCGCCTGCGCCGCCAGCGGCCCAGAAGGCACCGGCGCAAGTGCTGTCGATGCCGGGGAGTCGTGTCGACAAGGCACCCTCCGCCACTGCAACCGGCTGGGTGGTGCGGCTGGGCAGCTTTGCCAATGAGCAGAATGCACATGCCCTGCGTGACCAGTTGCGCAGCAAAGGCTACCAGCCGCTGGTGGAGAAGATCACGGCCAACGGCGCCACACTGTTGCGCGTGAGTGTGGGGCCGGAGCCCGATCGCAAGCGGGCCGAGGCGGTGCGCGACAAGCTGTTGCAGGAGATCAATCTCAAGGGTGGCGTGGTGCAGTATCCCTGACCGCAGATGCTTAGGCGGCCAAACGGGTCTGTGTTAAAATGCCGTCTGTATAGTACGCAGGCATAGGTCAGTGACGGCATGATCTGGGTTGACTATACCATCATCGGGATTATTGCCCTTTCCACGCTGATCGGTCTGATTCGCGGCCTGATACGTGAGGCCTTGTCGCTGGTCGCCTGGGTTGTGGCTTTCTGGGTTGCAATAACTTTTTCGTCGTATGGCGCTGAATTGTTTGCCGCCTATATTCCGGCGCCGTCCATGCAACTGGCGGCGGCGTTTGTCAGCCTGTTTGTGGTCACGCTGATCTGTGCGGCCATTGTGAATTATCTGATTACGCGGCTGGTGGACAAGACCGGCCTCAAGGGTACCGATCACATGCTGGGTGTGATATTCGGTGTGGCGCGTGGTGTGGCCGTGGTGGCAATACTGGTGTTGCTGGCCGGAGCCACACCACTGCCCCAGGATCAGTGGTGGCAGGACTCGTTGCTCATCGATCAGTTCCAGACCCTGTCTTTATGGCTGCGCGGCATGTTGCCACCGGAGTTTGCGCAGA containing:
- the trpB gene encoding tryptophan synthase subunit beta, which gives rise to MSTAKAAVREVLPDANGHFGPYGGRFVAETLMQPLEELRRAYERYKDDPAFITEFDHDLKYYVGRPSPLYLAERWSRQLGGAKIYLKREDLNHTGAHKVNNTIGQALLAKRMGKTRIIAETGAGQHGVATATVAARLGLECVVYMGSEDIKRQALNVYRMRLLGATVVPVESGSKTLKDALNEAMRDWVTNVDNTFYIIGTVAGPHPYPMMVRDFQCVIGREARAQILEQEGRLPQALVACVGGGSNAIGLFHPFLEDEGVAIYGVEAAGEGLNTAHHAATLCRGRPGVLHGNRTYLIEDDDGQIIETHSISAGLDYPGVGPEHAWLKDSGRAQYVAITDDEALQAFHDLTRIEGIMPALESSHALAYATKLAPTLKQSESIIVNLSGRGDKDIHTVAAREGIKA
- the trpA gene encoding tryptophan synthase subunit alpha, which encodes MSRITHCFDRLRVQKRKALIPFITAGDPSPELTVPLMHAMVGAGADILELGVPFSDPMADGPVIQRASERALKHHVSLRRVLDMVRTFRASDTTTPVVLMGYLNPVEVMGYEQFASAAAAAGVDGVLTVDMPPEEADDLVTALHAHALAPVFLLAPTSTRERIAKVIAVAQGYIYYVSLKGVTGAATLDIAAVQDKLGEIRALTDLPLGVGFGIKDAVTAAAVGRLADAVIVGSALVQKIEQLQHAPEKIAAEVCMLLAGMRQALDETAGKTP
- the accD gene encoding acetyl-CoA carboxylase, carboxyltransferase subunit beta is translated as MNWFEKLLPSKIKTEGNGPKKTVPEGLWTKCELCSAVLFRAELERNLHVCPKCNHHMRIGARKRLDHFLDAEPREELAATLAPVDILKFRDSKRYKDRLSQAQKDTGEQDAMIVVAGRLKKQPIVACAFEFRFMGGSMGSVVGERFVRAVNYCLEQGVPLVCFSASGGARMQEGLLSLMQMAKTSAALARLRERGIPFVSVLTDPTMGGVSASLAMLGDVNVAEPKALIGFAGPRVIEQTVREVLPEGFQRAEFLLDHGAIDMIISRHEMRDRVARLLALLMHRPVASN
- the folC gene encoding bifunctional tetrahydrofolate synthase/dihydrofolate synthase: MRFNSLADWLSWQETQHPVLIDLGLERVSAVLRRMGLAQPPHAVVTVAGTNGKGSCVALLESIYRAAGYRTGSYSSPHLLRYNERIRMLGAEVDDARLCAAFERVDAARAGISLSYFEFGTLAALRILQDAQLDVAILEVGLGGRLDAVNIVDPDVAVVTSIGIDHVEWLGPDRESIGREKAGIFRAGRPAICGDPAPPHSLQVRADELATPLYRIQHDFGYEVSGDDWTWWGRFAGANTRYEQLPFPALRGAFQLQNAATAVMAMQVLMARLPVSVEALQRGLTTVSLPGRFQVQAGPVTRIFDVAHNPHGAAVLARTLQEYPCAGRTLAVFSMLADKDIAGVVGALRGSVHHWQVAALPTPRAATAAQIMQAVRENAPAASVAGSASVGEAWRATWSQARPGDRVLVFGSFYTVAEAMQAAL
- a CDS encoding SPOR domain-containing protein translates to MSQQGRYMEDGGLKQRLVGAVVLVILAVIVIPMLLSGEGHSPLTKSNIPPPPASEFSSKIIPLEDIPPTGSLNPVPAELAPVVKPVPLAPAPPAAQKAPAQVLSMPGSRVDKAPSATATGWVVRLGSFANEQNAHALRDQLRSKGYQPLVEKITANGATLLRVSVGPEPDRKRAEAVRDKLLQEINLKGGVVQYP
- a CDS encoding CvpA family protein; the encoded protein is MIWVDYTIIGIIALSTLIGLIRGLIREALSLVAWVVAFWVAITFSSYGAELFAAYIPAPSMQLAAAFVSLFVVTLICAAIVNYLITRLVDKTGLKGTDHMLGVIFGVARGVAVVAILVLLAGATPLPQDQWWQDSLLIDQFQTLSLWLRGMLPPEFAQKFEYVDSPL